One Roseimaritima multifibrata DNA window includes the following coding sequences:
- a CDS encoding ABC transporter permease gives MLLPWEYGVRNLARRPIRTALTLIALATVITLVFVVVGFIRGLERSLAVSGDDAVVLVYSVNSEENVENSSIAAQIPGLLTASFDGAQARYGIQHVSPELYLGTRVREAGGKGGLGLVRGVTTAAPLVRRSVNVFEGEWPAAGEVLVGRLAAAKLGVESESLAVGKVIDFEGESWPISGRFAAGGAAFESEIWCRLSDFQTATKRQDLSMVALLLQPGRSSGEVELFCKERIDLELRAIGETAYYGLLQKHYRPVRMLAWTVVWLVSGAGVFTGLNMMYGAVAGRVREIATLQALGFRRVAILLSLIQEGVLLSAAGSLIAGFIALTMLNGMAIRFTMGAFTLRIDSVALLIGCGVGLSLGVLGALPPALKALKAEVAVCLKAV, from the coding sequence ATGCTTCTACCTTGGGAGTATGGCGTTCGCAATTTGGCCCGACGGCCAATACGAACTGCCTTAACTCTGATCGCATTGGCGACGGTGATCACGTTGGTCTTCGTTGTCGTGGGGTTCATTCGTGGACTGGAACGTTCGTTGGCCGTTAGTGGCGACGATGCGGTTGTGTTGGTCTATTCGGTGAACTCGGAAGAGAACGTAGAGAATTCATCCATTGCCGCTCAGATACCAGGTTTGCTGACAGCTAGTTTTGATGGGGCGCAGGCACGCTACGGCATCCAACACGTTTCTCCGGAGTTGTATCTAGGAACGCGTGTTCGCGAAGCAGGAGGTAAGGGCGGATTGGGATTGGTCCGTGGAGTGACCACCGCAGCCCCGTTGGTGCGGCGTTCCGTAAACGTTTTTGAAGGCGAATGGCCAGCGGCTGGAGAGGTCTTAGTCGGCCGCTTGGCCGCCGCGAAACTTGGTGTTGAATCCGAGTCGTTGGCTGTCGGGAAAGTGATCGATTTTGAGGGAGAAAGTTGGCCGATTAGTGGTCGATTTGCCGCCGGAGGAGCTGCGTTTGAGTCCGAGATATGGTGCCGGCTTAGTGATTTTCAGACCGCCACAAAACGACAAGACCTAAGCATGGTAGCGCTGCTATTGCAGCCTGGAAGGTCTTCGGGCGAAGTCGAACTGTTCTGCAAAGAGCGTATCGATTTGGAACTGCGCGCGATTGGCGAAACCGCTTACTACGGCCTGCTGCAAAAACATTATCGCCCTGTGCGAATGCTTGCCTGGACTGTGGTATGGCTTGTTTCCGGGGCCGGTGTCTTTACTGGATTGAACATGATGTATGGCGCGGTCGCCGGGCGAGTCCGGGAAATTGCGACCTTGCAAGCTCTTGGTTTTCGCCGTGTGGCAATTTTGCTTAGCCTGATCCAAGAGGGAGTCCTCTTGTCGGCCGCCGGTTCATTGATCGCGGGCTTTATCGCATTAACGATGTTAAACGGCATGGCGATCCGCTTCACGATGGGGGCCTTCACGTTACGGATTGATAGCGTGGCCCTGCTGATTGGGTGCGGTGTCGGATTGTCGTTAGGAGTTTTAGGGGCACTGCCGCCAGCGTTGAAAGCGCTAAAGGCGGAGGTGGCCGTTTGTTTAAAAGCCGTTTGA